Genomic DNA from Nitratidesulfovibrio vulgaris str. Hildenborough:
AGAGTTGTGGCGGCTCAAGGCCACATGGGCCGCGTTGCGGCAAGAGAAGGGCGTCATCGACGTTGATAGCCCCGACATCATCTACAAGGTCGGCAAGACTGAAGAACCCTTGCGTGTCATCGCCCCCAAGGGCGAAGTGCGTGACAACCAGAGCTTCATCCGGTTGTGGGACAAGGTGACCTGCACCTATCGCGACTATGTGCTCGACGGTACTCTGATGACGTACAACAGCACGTCGCGTCTCATGGTCTTTCCTGAAGGGGCCGTCATCGTAGGGGCCACTTCGCGCGGAAACGCCACGCGTCTTTCATGGAATCTTGCCACGAATGTCATAGAGGGTGAGGACGGGGTTGTTGTGCACTGGTCCCGTGCCGATGCCGCTGCACCGAATGCCTCCGGTACCTCCGGGAACCCAGACCGGGCCACTCATGCCCCGGCAGAGACCGCCCCCGCTGCACGATAGGAGATTCATATGGCCAGTAGGCTTGTTCCCTTTCTTCTCTCCCTGACCATGGCTGCTGCCGTGGCGTTTCCTGTGCCGACCGCCTGCGCGCAGCCCAAGGCGACCGCGAATCCCGCCCAGAAATCTGTACCGACCACTGTCACCGCGCAGCGCATGCAGTATGATGCGAACAAGCAGAGTGTCGTGTTCGAGGGCGATGTATACGTCAAGCGTCCCGACTTCGAACTGTGGTCGGTGAAGCTGACGCTGCACCTTGGCAAGTCCAAGGAAGGCAAGAGCGGTGGAGACGTGCCGGGTGGCATGGATGCCGGTGAGATTGAACGTATCGTCGCCGAGAAGAATGTACGGATGGTGCGCGAAGGGCGTAACGGTACATGTCAGAAGGCCACCTATACCACCAATGACGGGCTCATGATCATGGAAGGCTCGCCTGTCCTCTTCGACAAGGAGAACGTGGTGAAGGGCGAGGTCATCTATTTCTACACTCGCGAGAATCGAAGCGAAGTGCATGGTGGCACCTCGCGCCCTGTAGAGGCCGTGTTCACCTCTTCGTCTTCCGCGTCGCTGCCCGGAGCGGAAAAGGCAAAGGAGTCTGAATGATGGCCGTATTGCAAGGCGAAGATCTGCGTAAGCGGTTCGGGCAGCGCGAGGTCGTGCGGGGTGTCTCCGTCTCGGTACAGCAGGGCGAGATCGTCGGGTTGCTCGGGCCCAACGGCGCGGGCAAGACCACGACGTTCTACATGCTCACAGGCATCATCAAACCCACGGCTGGCATCGTCCGACTGGACGGACAGGACATCGCCGACTGGCCTTTGCATGAGCGCGCTCGCGTGGGGTTGAGCTATCTGCCTCAGGAGAGCTCCGTATTCAAGAGGCTCACCGTTCGTGAAAACCTTGAGATCATCCTCGAGCATACCGGGCTTCCGGCTGCCAGACAGAAGGAGCGTGCCGAGGCGCTGATGGCGGACTTCGGTATCGCGCATCTTGCCAGTTCGCGTGCCATGCACCTTTCGGGCGGTGAGCGGCGCAGACTCGAGATCGCGCGGTGCATGATCCGCGAACCCAAGTTCGTGCTGCTCGATGAACCATTCGCAGGCATCGACCCGCTTGCCGTGGGTGATATTCAGGGGCTTATCCGCAAGCTGCGTGATCGCGGGATAGGGGTGCTCATCTCCGACCATAACGTGCGGGAGACGCTCACCATCTGTGACCGGGCGTACCTGGTCCATCAGGGGCAGGTCATTCTGGACGGCACACCCGAGCATATCGTAGGTGACGAACAGGCCCGTCTTGTCTATCTTGGGGCGGACTTCTGCCTCTAGTCGGCATCAAGCTTGCATCCTGCCTCGCGCTGTGTCATGATACTACGTAACGCACTGTTGCACGGTACTTTTCTTCTTTTGCTAACAGAAGGTGGATATCGCGCATCTGGTGCTTAACATGACGGCGAGAGGTTCCTTGTTCAATGGCACTCGAACTTAGACAGCAACTCAAGCTGAGTCAGCAGCTTGTCATGACGCCACAACTGCAGCAGGCCATACGCCTTTTGCAATTGTCACGTCTTGAGCTTGTCGAGACCGTTCAGCAAGAGCTTCTTGAGAATCCGTTCCTTGAAGAAGGAATGGATGAAGGCGCTGCATCTTCTGCCTCAGAAGCCTCCTCGCGTAAAGACGAATCTGCGCCGGAGGCGTATGACAGGGAATTGTCGCGTAATGCCGACTGGGAAGACTATCTTGGCGAATTCGCCAGCTCTTCGCGGCAGGCGCAGGTACGCGAAACTGAACTCCCCGAGGAGATGACCGCGTTCGAGGCGCGCTATTCTGCCCGCCCATCGCTTGAAGGGCATCTCATGTGGCAGTTGCGTCTTTCGCGTCTTACAGAAGACCAGAAGGGCATCGGTGAAACCATCATCGGCAATATCGGCTCTTCGGGATATCTTCAGGCCTCTGTCGAAGACATTGCAGAGATGTGTGGTGCCGATGCTTCCGAAGTCATTCCGGTATTGCACGCCGTCCAGCGTTTCGACCCGGTAGGTGTTGCCTCGCGGACTCCGCAGGAATGTCTGCTGATTCAGATCGAAATGCTTGGCTACGACCGCGACCGTGTTCTCGTCGAACTCGTTCGCGACCACCTCGAAGACCTTGAAACCCGCCGTTACAAGCCGCTGCTGCGCAAGTTCAAACTCGACATGGATGATCTCAAGGAATACCTTGATATCATACAGTCTCTCGACCCCATGCCAGGTTCGAGCTTCGGGGGCAGCGACCCCATGTTCGTAAGCCCCGACGTGTTCGTGTACAAATACGACGATGAATTCGTCATCGTGCTTAACGACGACGGGCTGCCCCATCTGCAACTCAGTTCGCTGTACGACCAGAGTCTTGCCGGTGTGACGGGCAAGGACAAGGACTTCGTGCAAGAGAAGGTGCGTTCCGCGTCGTGGCTCATCAAGAGCCTCTATCAACGGCAACGCACCCTGTACAAGGTCGTTGAAAGTATTATCAAGTACCAGAGGGGGTTCTTCGAGGATGGCGTGACCCGTTTACGGCCACTCATCCTCAAGGACATCGCCGACGACATCAGTATGCACGAGTCGACCGTGAGTCGCATCACGACGAACAAGTTCGTCGCCACGCCTCACGGTGTGTTCGAGCTCAAGTTCTTCTTCAACAGTGCGCTCGAACTTGATGATGGCAGCCAGGTCGGTTCAGAGAGTGTCAAGGCTCTGATCAAGAAACTCATCGGCGAGGAGAATCCCAAGGAACCTCTGAGCGATGAGCGAATCGGCGAGATACTGAAGGAACAGCTTCAGGTTAATATTGCCCGGCGTACGGTTGCGAAGTATCGTACAGCCATGAATATCCCCTCTTCGTCCAAGCGTAAGGAAGTTTTCTGACGTAGCACGAAGAGGCCCGGCCGCAAGGCACGTGTTCCATCGAACCCAGGAGGAGCTTATGAACATCGCATTCACGTTCAAGAACTTCGAGCCCTCGGAACACCTCAAGAAGTACGCCCGTCGTCGCTTCGAAAAGCTCGCCCGGTTCGTCGGCAAGTCTGCCAACCTCGAGTTGCAGGTGGCCCTTTCTCTGGACAAGTTCCGTCAGAAGGCCGAAGTCCAGCTTGTGGGCGACAGCATCAACATCGCCGCCGTCGAGCAGTCCGAAGACATGTACGCGACCATCGACCTCGTACTCGACAAGCTCGAAGCACAACTCAAGAAGCATGTCTCCCGCGTCAAGGAAAGACGGCGCTCTGCCCGGACGAATGCCAATATCGACGTGTTCACCTATCATACTGAAGGTGAGGGTGAAGACAGGGCCATCGTGGGTACCGACCAGTTCGTGCCCAAGCCTCTGCACGTTGACGAGGCTGCCATGCAGCTTGATGCGCTCGATTACGAGTTCCTCGTCTTCCTGAATGCCGAATCGGAACGGATCAACGTGATCTACCGCCGCAGGAACGGCGACTTCGGGCTCATCGACCCCGTCGTCTAGAGTGTCGTGATGCGGCTTGACGAGTATCTTAGCAAAGACCTCATAATTCACGAGATCTCCGCCAGCACCAAGGAAGAGGTGCTGGCGGAACTTGTGAATGCCGTTTGCCGGGCTCACCCTGAGGTAGACGGGCGTGCAGCGCTGAAAGTGCTGCACGAGCGCGAGCAACTCGGTACGACTGGCATCGGCGACGGCATCGCCATCCCCCACGGCAAACTGTCCGACCTCGGGCGCATCGTTCTGAGTGTCGGTCGTAGCAGTGCCGGATTCGGCTTCGACTCGCTTGACGGCAAGCCCGTGCACATCGTGTTTCTGGTGCTTGCCCCGGAACATGTGGCGGGCATGCATCTGCGCGTTCTGGCGCACATATCGCGGTTGCTGAAAGACGTCGCATTCAGAAGGGCATTGATAGAAGCCCCTGATGCGAATGCAATGTGGGAACTTCTTTCAAAGGCTTGAGGCAGCCCATGTCGAGCCCCGCGCGTTCTGCCGATGACGGCTTCGAAGCCGGATTCCCCGTCCTCATCGTCTCCGGACTCTCCGGGGCTGGCAAGAGCACTGTTCTCAACGTCTTCGAAGACCTGCGGTATTTCACTGTCGACGGTCTGCCCGTGCGTCTTGCGCCCGACATGGTTCGAGTCCTCGATGCACAGGCTCTTGAGCAGTATCAGGGCATAGTGCTTGGCATGGACCTCCGCGAGGCTGAGTTCGTACAGCAGTTCGAACAGGCCTTGGCCCGCCTTCAGGAAATGGGCGTCAGGCCTGTGTTGCTTTTCATCGAAGCGGAGCAGGGCGAGCTTATGCGGCGTTATGCGACAACGCGACGTCCGCACCCGCTTGAAAGCGAAGGTATGGGGCTGGAGTTGGCCCTTGCCGAAGAAAGGCGACGCCTTGCCCCAGTGCGTGAGGCGGCCGACCTTGTTTTCGACACCACGTCCTTTTCCATCCATGACCTGCGGCGCGTCATCCAGCGACGCTGGAGCAGCCTGAAGGGGCGCATGCGTTCGCTACGGGTGAACATCATCTCCTTCGGCTACAAATACGGCGTCCCGAAAGAGGCCGACCTGGTCTTCGACTTGCGCTTTCTGCCCAACCCCTATTTCGACACCTCCCTGCGCCCCCAGTCCGGTCTGGATGCTCCTGTCGTCGAGTATGTGTTCGGCACGGATTCAGCCCGGACGTTTCGAGACAGATTCATCGATTTCATGACCTATCTGCTCCCCCTGTATGAAGCCGAAGGAAGGTACCGCATCGCCGTTGCCATCGGCTGTACGGGGGGGCGGCATCGCTCCGTCGCCACCGCAGAGGCATTGCTCGATGTCCTGCGTAAATCCGATTATGCGGTGACGATCGAACATCGTCACCTAGAACTGGGTTGAGCAGAAGTGCAGCCCATGGTGAACCGATATGACCGAGAAGGATAACGTTGAAGCGAGGGTAGGGGTCATTATCGTTACCCACGCTGACTATGGCAGTGCCCTTCTGCGTGCCGCAGAGTTCATTCTGGGGGCACAGAGCGACTGCACGTCCATCAGTATCGACGTTTCGCAGGAGGTGGGCGAGACGGTGACCCGCCTCAAGGAGGCTGTGGGCAGGCTTGACAAGGGAAACGGGGCGATCATTCTCACCGACATGTTCGGCGGCACGCCCACGAACCTCAGCCTGTCGCTGTTGGCGACGTCCAATGTCGAGGTCGTCACCGGGGTGAACCTGCCCATGCTGCTGAAAGTCTTCGGCAGCCGCACCATGCCCCTGGCCCAGCTTGCTGCTGAAGCGGGAGAGGCGGGCGGAAAGGGTATCATCGTTGCCGGGCAGATGCTCCGCAGCAAGACCCGGAATGGCTGACATGTTCTGGTATCGCATCGACAATCGCCTCGTACATGGGCAAATCATCGAGGCGTGGCTGCCCTATACCGGGGCCACTCGTCTGCTTGTGGTCAACGATGCGCTCGCATCCGACGACTTGCAGCAGCAGATTATCTCTCTGGCTATTCCGGGCAGGGTTGAAGTGCGTTTCTTGCGTGTCGACGAACTCAAAGCCGTGGTGACTGCCGGTGGCGCGGGCAGGGTCGAGACCCTCGTGCTTGTCGCCAACTGCGGGGATGCCAGGCGCTTGCATGATGCTGGCGTGCAGATAGGCGTACTCAATGTCGGTAATCTACACTATTCTCCTGGCAAGAAACAACTTTGTGCCCATGTGGCCGTCTCGGACGAGGACGAAGGCTGTATGCGCTACCTGCAGCGCGGCGGCATAGAACTCGACTTTCGCTGTGTCCCCAACGACCCTGTAGAGATCAAGGGGTGGTGACGATGCTTGATGTCTCGTGGGTGCTGTGGGCCTTTCCCGCCGCTTTTTTTTTGCCCTGTTCGCTTTGCTCCGCTATGAGGTCAACCTCGGCTTTCTAGAGCGTCCGCTCTCGGTCGGATTCATATGGGGGGCTATCACAGGTGAGTGGCAGATGGCCCTATCACTCGCCGTATTCCATGAACTGCTCTGGCTCGACCTTTTCCCCGCCGGTACCTACATCCCGCCCAACGGTGTTCTCTCCCTGCTGCTATGCCTTGTGGTGGCAGGGCGTTTCAATCTCCCATCACCCGACCTTCTGGCTGTTCCGCTGCTGCTTGTTCTGCCTGCCGCTCTTTGCGGTGCCCAACTCGAATACCTGCTGCGCAAGCGCGAGAACAGGCAGTACAACGCCATACTGCACTGGGGCCGTCAGCCGGGGGACGATCGCGTATTGCCTGCAAAGATCGTGAGGTCGTCGCTTCTGTGGCACGGGTTTGCCCAGTTCCTTCTGTTCGTCGCGTGGTCGCTTGTGCTTGATGTCACGATTCGCATCTTTGCATCGGCATTCGGGTATATTCCGCGTGTCAGCGGGGTAATGTGGGGGCATCTGTGGTTCGTTGCGGGACTTGGTGGCATACTGTCCCTTCGCATCCGCAGGGCGTATGTCGTTTTCGGTTTTTCGTTGGCAGCCGGGGTCGCCGCGCTTGTCGTCATCTGATTTCAAGGAAAAAATTTTGCTTCAGCTGCTGCTCAGGGCTTGGCATGCGATGGTGATTGTGCTATTTGGCACAAACTTTCTTTCGGCATAAGGCGAGTCTCTCGCAGATTACAAATCCAATGGAGGACATAACAATGGCAGTTCTCGTTCTTGGTCACATGAATCCCGATACCGACTCGATCATCGCCGCCATCGGCGTTGCCGACCTGATGACCAAGCGCGGCGTCGCCGCCAAGGCCGTCGCTCAGGGTGCCCCCACCCCCGAGTCCACGTTCGTTCTCGAAAAGTTCGGTCTCACCGCTCCTGAAGTGGTGTCCTCCGTCGCCGGTCAGAAGGTGATCCTTGTCGACACCACCGAACGCGCCCAGCTTCCTGCCGACCTCGGCGACGCTGAAATCCTCGGCGTTGTCGACCACCACAAGCTTGGTGACGTGACCACCCCCAACCCGCTTGAAATGTGGGTATGGCCCGTGGGCTGCACTGGCACCGTGATCAAGGCCATGTACGACTTCTACGGCATCGAAGTGCCCAAGGGTATCGCCGGAGGCCTCCTCTGTGCCATCCTTTCCGATACCGTCATGTTCAAGTCGGTCACCTGCACCCCGCAGGACAAGAAGGCCGTCGAAGAGCTCGCCAAGATCGCCGGTGTTGCCGACGTGATGGCCCTCGGTATGGACATGTTCAAGGTGAAGTCCGCTGTTGAAGGCGCTTCCATGAAGGACCTCGTCTTCCGTGACTACAAGGACTTCGACATGAACGGCAACAAGGTCGGCATCGGCCAGCTTGAAGTCGTCGACCTGTCCATCCTTGAGCCCGTGAAGGCTGGCCTGTACGAAGAAATCACCCGCGTGAAGGGCGAAGGCCGTCACAGCGTGTTCCTGCTGCTTACCGACATCATGAAGGAAGGCTCGGAAATGCTGATCGTTTCCGACGATCCTTCGAAGGTCGAAGCCGCGTTCGGCGTGAAGCCCGAAGGCACCTCCGTGTGGCTGGACGGCGTGATGAGCCGCAAGAAGCAGGTCGTTCCCAACTTCGAAAAGGCCTTCAAGGGCTAATTCGGAACTCTTCCTCTGTGCGTTGGGGGCTGGCGGGTGACCGCCAGCCCTTTTGTGCTATCTGGCTGAAATACGATGAGCGTGGGATTTATCTTCTTCAGTTTGACTGGCAAGGTGATGTCAACAAATAGCCCTTGCCAAGAGGGGGAGTATGATGACGGAAAGCAGGCATGCTTTTCGTCGATACTGTCTGCGGTTGGATTCTATTGAGCCGTTCGAGTTCCATGGCCCGTCGGTTTGCGCGGCCGCTTGGGCACGCGGGGCAGCTGGCGATGTCGACTCTCGAGCTGATGCGTCACGCCGGGGAGGCTTGCTGGGATGCGGGCAGAGTGGCGGTCGGCGCCGGTTTGGCATGACCGGGGCGAGCGGCATTTTGTTTCTTTGAACCGCCGGATGGTCGTCTCTTCCTTTCGCATGGCTTCCGGCACCATGTACTCATGGTCATGATGGCAAAAGCCGTCACGGGTGTGGCTGTACATAATGAGCGGGTGGCTACCCTCCGCGGACTGGCTGTACTTGCCAGCTTGGGCTGTTGCGCGTCGACTGTACGGGTAGAGAAGGGCGGAGAGGTAAGCTGGCCTCCTGTGACGCCTGATGGACGTATGGCGAGTGCGGGATGCTCTGGTTGTTACCAGATTCATCAGGACAGAGCGCAGGTTTTGAAATGCGGTTAAATGAGCTTCATTGCCAATGATTTGATTTCCCGTATGTTTTTATCTGAAAGCCTAGGACTTC
This window encodes:
- a CDS encoding PTS sugar transporter subunit IIC, whose product is MGLSRRFFFALFALLRYEVNLGFLERPLSVGFIWGAITGEWQMALSLAVFHELLWLDLFPAGTYIPPNGVLSLLLCLVVAGRFNLPSPDLLAVPLLLVLPAALCGAQLEYLLRKRENRQYNAILHWGRQPGDDRVLPAKIVRSSLLWHGFAQFLLFVAWSLVLDVTIRIFASAFGYIPRVSGVMWGHLWFVAGLGGILSLRIRRAYVVFGFSLAAGVAALVVI
- the lptC gene encoding LPS export ABC transporter periplasmic protein LptC, which translates into the protein MRRLLVVLVALAVLGTAGYAAWRHFLAPPKVPTKEQARDALEEAVGLALKGVELVQGEKGVELWRLKATWAALRQEKGVIDVDSPDIIYKVGKTEEPLRVIAPKGEVRDNQSFIRLWDKVTCTYRDYVLDGTLMTYNSTSRLMVFPEGAVIVGATSRGNATRLSWNLATNVIEGEDGVVVHWSRADAAAPNASGTSGNPDRATHAPAETAPAAR
- the lptB gene encoding LPS export ABC transporter ATP-binding protein is translated as MMAVLQGEDLRKRFGQREVVRGVSVSVQQGEIVGLLGPNGAGKTTTFYMLTGIIKPTAGIVRLDGQDIADWPLHERARVGLSYLPQESSVFKRLTVRENLEIILEHTGLPAARQKERAEALMADFGIAHLASSRAMHLSGGERRRLEIARCMIREPKFVLLDEPFAGIDPLAVGDIQGLIRKLRDRGIGVLISDHNVRETLTICDRAYLVHQGQVILDGTPEHIVGDEQARLVYLGADFCL
- the rapZ gene encoding RNase adapter RapZ: MSSPARSADDGFEAGFPVLIVSGLSGAGKSTVLNVFEDLRYFTVDGLPVRLAPDMVRVLDAQALEQYQGIVLGMDLREAEFVQQFEQALARLQEMGVRPVLLFIEAEQGELMRRYATTRRPHPLESEGMGLELALAEERRRLAPVREAADLVFDTTSFSIHDLRRVIQRRWSSLKGRMRSLRVNIISFGYKYGVPKEADLVFDLRFLPNPYFDTSLRPQSGLDAPVVEYVFGTDSARTFRDRFIDFMTYLLPLYEAEGRYRIAVAIGCTGGRHRSVATAEALLDVLRKSDYAVTIEHRHLELG
- a CDS encoding LptA/OstA family protein yields the protein MASRLVPFLLSLTMAAAVAFPVPTACAQPKATANPAQKSVPTTVTAQRMQYDANKQSVVFEGDVYVKRPDFELWSVKLTLHLGKSKEGKSGGDVPGGMDAGEIERIVAEKNVRMVREGRNGTCQKATYTTNDGLMIMEGSPVLFDKENVVKGEVIYFYTRENRSEVHGGTSRPVEAVFTSSSSASLPGAEKAKESE
- a CDS encoding manganese-dependent inorganic pyrophosphatase — translated: MAVLVLGHMNPDTDSIIAAIGVADLMTKRGVAAKAVAQGAPTPESTFVLEKFGLTAPEVVSSVAGQKVILVDTTERAQLPADLGDAEILGVVDHHKLGDVTTPNPLEMWVWPVGCTGTVIKAMYDFYGIEVPKGIAGGLLCAILSDTVMFKSVTCTPQDKKAVEELAKIAGVADVMALGMDMFKVKSAVEGASMKDLVFRDYKDFDMNGNKVGIGQLEVVDLSILEPVKAGLYEEITRVKGEGRHSVFLLLTDIMKEGSEMLIVSDDPSKVEAAFGVKPEGTSVWLDGVMSRKKQVVPNFEKAFKG
- a CDS encoding PTS sugar transporter subunit IIB; translation: MFWYRIDNRLVHGQIIEAWLPYTGATRLLVVNDALASDDLQQQIISLAIPGRVEVRFLRVDELKAVVTAGGAGRVETLVLVANCGDARRLHDAGVQIGVLNVGNLHYSPGKKQLCAHVAVSDEDEGCMRYLQRGGIELDFRCVPNDPVEIKGW
- a CDS encoding PTS sugar transporter subunit IIA — encoded protein: MRLDEYLSKDLIIHEISASTKEEVLAELVNAVCRAHPEVDGRAALKVLHEREQLGTTGIGDGIAIPHGKLSDLGRIVLSVGRSSAGFGFDSLDGKPVHIVFLVLAPEHVAGMHLRVLAHISRLLKDVAFRRALIEAPDANAMWELLSKA
- the hpf gene encoding ribosome hibernation-promoting factor, HPF/YfiA family produces the protein MNIAFTFKNFEPSEHLKKYARRRFEKLARFVGKSANLELQVALSLDKFRQKAEVQLVGDSINIAAVEQSEDMYATIDLVLDKLEAQLKKHVSRVKERRRSARTNANIDVFTYHTEGEGEDRAIVGTDQFVPKPLHVDEAAMQLDALDYEFLVFLNAESERINVIYRRRNGDFGLIDPVV
- the rpoN gene encoding RNA polymerase factor sigma-54, which codes for MALELRQQLKLSQQLVMTPQLQQAIRLLQLSRLELVETVQQELLENPFLEEGMDEGAASSASEASSRKDESAPEAYDRELSRNADWEDYLGEFASSSRQAQVRETELPEEMTAFEARYSARPSLEGHLMWQLRLSRLTEDQKGIGETIIGNIGSSGYLQASVEDIAEMCGADASEVIPVLHAVQRFDPVGVASRTPQECLLIQIEMLGYDRDRVLVELVRDHLEDLETRRYKPLLRKFKLDMDDLKEYLDIIQSLDPMPGSSFGGSDPMFVSPDVFVYKYDDEFVIVLNDDGLPHLQLSSLYDQSLAGVTGKDKDFVQEKVRSASWLIKSLYQRQRTLYKVVESIIKYQRGFFEDGVTRLRPLILKDIADDISMHESTVSRITTNKFVATPHGVFELKFFFNSALELDDGSQVGSESVKALIKKLIGEENPKEPLSDERIGEILKEQLQVNIARRTVAKYRTAMNIPSSSKRKEVF
- a CDS encoding PTS sugar transporter subunit IIA: MTEKDNVEARVGVIIVTHADYGSALLRAAEFILGAQSDCTSISIDVSQEVGETVTRLKEAVGRLDKGNGAIILTDMFGGTPTNLSLSLLATSNVEVVTGVNLPMLLKVFGSRTMPLAQLAAEAGEAGGKGIIVAGQMLRSKTRNG